GTCGCGGGCGAATTCCTCCGGCGAATTTGACGCGCACGCGCGGCCCAGGGCTGGCTCGGTGATAATATCCTCGGTCACGCCGGGAAGCTCCTTCGCGATGAGCGGCACCTGCGTGGCCATCGCTTCGATCATGACGGTGCCAAACCCCTCGCGCTCAGAGCAGAATAAAAAGGCATCACTGATTTGCATGTAGGGCGCCACATTCTCCAACTGACCGAGAAAGACCACATTCCGCAATCCGTCCTTCTCAATGATGTCGCACAGATGGCGATAGTATGGGTTGGTGGCATCATTGCCTGGGCCGCCGATGAGCAATACGGCAGTTGGCAGATGGCCTTGGATGATGCTCCAGGCGCGAAGCAGGAATTCATAGCCTTTGCGCGCTTCGACTTTCCCGACGGATAAACAGATGAACCGTGCGTCGTGAAGCCCCAAGGTTCGTTTCACGTCGTTCTTATCCTCGGGTGCCAGCGGCGTGAAACGGCTGGTCTGAACGCCGTTGGGGATATAGACAATGCGGCTCGGCGGAATTCCGGCTTGCCGGCACAACTCACACAGCTTTCTCGAAATGCAGGCAAAGCGATCGACCGCGCGCAATCCCCATCGGTAGATCCAGCCCATTTTCCGCTGCGTGATCGCCAGCGGATCATCAAAGCCGACCAGGGTCGTCTTCACAATCACGCGCTTGCCCATCAGCTTCAGCAGGGGAAAAATGAAACTCTCAAAACCGCGCATGGAGTGAAAATGCACGACCTGATGCCGTCGCTTGGCCGCATAGAGGAAGATCCTGATCACATAGATCAGCTCCTGCAATTTGTTGCGCGTCTTCAGGAAGGTGCAGGCTCGGAACACCATGACACCCTGGTAGCTCTCTGTCACGCTCGGTTCATGATCATTATCGGTAAAAAATTCGACCTCAACGCCCTGCCGCTGCAATGCCTTCGCCAGAGAGAGCGCTTGAATTGCCGCTCCTGCAAAATACGGCGGAAACTTAATCGCGATCATCAACACGTGAAGTCGATGCGTCGCCTTACGCTTGCCGGCGAGATGCTGTGCACGAAATCCCTTGAGTGATCCGAGCGCTGAGCGCATAGTCACGTACGACCGATCGGCCGATCGACCCAAAATAGTAGCGGCTCGCCAAAAAACTGAGGAAACCACGAGTGTTTTATAGACACCAAGCGGAACACCGAAGAGGCGAAGCCATTGCGTGCGCCCGCGATATAACGGCACATTGGCTGAGGCGCTCGCCTCACATCGTGCCGCGATATGTTCGACCCGGCTTTTCTCAGCCGGCACGGTATGCGTCAATCGGGCGTGAGGAAGATATAGGCCGTCCCATCCCGCGCGGCGCAATTGGCACATCAGATCAGTTTCTTCGCCGGCCGTCTGACTCCCGGGAACAGCATTCAGTCCTTTCGTCTCGTCGAATCCGCCGGTGCGTTGAATCATGAACAGCGGGCAAGCCCAGTTGGCCGACAAAAATGTTTTCGTTGGCGGGAGCGCCTGCTCCTCCGCCCCCAAGTCAAACCCTCTCACCGAATACGGGGCCACAGCCAGCAATTCTTCGCTGGGGCGCGCACCCTCAAATTCACTCTCAACGGGTCCGCCAAAAAAGTATCCGGAGGGGTTCGACATGAACGCTCTCCAATACGACGCAATCCATTCCACACACGGCTTCACATCATCATCTGTAAAGATGACCAATTGCCCCTTCGCCGCCCGTAGGCCAGCATTGCGAGCTCGGCTCAAGCCCTGTCGAGGTTCTTCGATCGAGCGCAGTGGAAGCATCGACTGCGCAACTTCGACGACGCGCAATGTGGCATCCGTGCAGTGGTTATTCACCACAACAATTTCCCACTGAAGGTTCGGCGGAATCGAACAGCGAGCGATGTGATGCAATGTGATGGCCAAACGATGGCTGTTGTTCCATGTGCAAAGTATGATCGAGATATCCATCACGTCAGATCCCCCGCTGGCGATAAAGCCGATAGCGCCATGACGTCATCTCGGGTCGATGCAGCAACCGTGCGCCTAATCCCCAGCGTTGACTTTGAGGCAGCGTATCGGCCCACTGAACTCCGCGATCCCGCAGCGAAAACTCCCAGACCGCTCGGTTTTTGTGGTAATTATTGGCCAGCAGTGTCGTCGGTATCTCAAGAATCGTTCCGGCCATCGCCGAGTGCAAGCGATTCGTCACGATTGCCTTCGCTCTGGCATGGACGCTGATCCAGTGAGCAAAATCTCGGCAGTACGCCGCAGGGTCTAACCGCACAGCTTGCCCATCTCCTCCGGAGATGGGAACCGCCTCTTTATCGGTTCGGATCGCCTCTAATCGATAGCGAGGCTCCACGGGACGCTGAAGCACATCCGCTCGGGAGAGGTACAGGGCGGTATCATGATTCACTCCCAACTCAACGCCATCTCCCAACGCCTCACTCACGACTCTGAACGAGACAAGCTCTCGAGCAAACAGCATCACGCGTTGCGCCCGCGCGACCTGCAGCGTGTCGTTGAAGATGCGACGAAGAAATTCTTGATCCGCTTGATACGTTTGCGGGCCGACGATAATGACCCCACGGTGTACTCGTGCCGCCCGCTGAAAGGCGCGAATGGGCCGTCCCGACCACCAGGAATTGAATCCGCCGCCCCCGTGAAAATAGAGGACCTCCTCTGGATCCAACCGTGCGCCCATAAACTCCTCATGGTTCAGTGTTCGAAATCTGAGTTCCATCTCTATCGCAAGTTTTTCAGCCCCGCGGTAAATCAGATAATCTCCAAAGTTGCCGCCAGGCCTTACAAAGACAAACGGCCGCTTGGCATACTCGAACCAGACTTCTTGAAGCGACAAGATAACCCCTGCTCCTTCTTCCCCCAGATCACCGGCTACAGGGATCGCTCGTTGGCTAGACATGTAGAGCGACCCTTCCATGCTTCATCACAACGAGCAAACTCGCGTAGCCTGTGATGCCGAATAATCCCAACAACATCAGCGTACTCAATGCTGAGGTATGGACGGTGTGCTTCACCGCAAACAAGCCCATCATGAGCAACGCGGTGAGCCCGATCGCCGGCAGGATGGCGCGCCATATGCGGACGTACGGCAATTGAATGAGCCTCGACGCCACAACAAATGACACCGGCATCCAGCAGATGGTGAAGATCGCGGATCCGGCAGCCACACCGACAATCCCCCAGCGAATGCTGAAGAGGATCACGAGCGCCATCAGCGCCGCATTCGCGCACCCCATCTTGAATTGAAGATCCGGCCGGCCCTGGGACTGATAGATCGTGCCGCCGATGGCCGTCAGCGACTGCGCCACCCCGCAGCAGGCGAGCAAACGAAACGGCAGAATAGCGCCTTCCCATTGCGGTCCGAAGAAGACGTGGATGAATTCCGGCGCAACCACGAACAAACCGCCCAACATCGGCAACGTCACAAGAGCGACGGTCTGTAGCACCTTTGTGTAATTGCGGCGCAGGCTCTCCAGATCGTGTTGAATTTTTGAAAACGCCGGCAGGAGCACCTTGACAATGACCCATGAGATATTTTGAATTGGCAATAGCATGAGTTTATAGGCCAGCGTATACAAGCCCAAGGGAGTGGCTCCAAGCAGCCGGCCAATAATGAGGTAGTCGACGTTCCTGGAGACGTAATTCACGCAGTTAAAACCCATTGCGGCTGCGCTAAATCCGGACAATTCGCGCAATGCCTGACGTGAGATGCGCCATGGTGGCCTCCATGAGGTGAACGACCATGAGAGCCACACCATCGCAGCGTTATGAACCAGCAGCTGCCAGACGAGACTCCATACCCCCCATCCCAGTACTGCGGCAGCCACCCCCATGATCCCGGAGAGGCAGACCGCCGCAATATCCCTGATGGCTAACGAACGAAATTCCATGGCGCGCATGAGCATCGCTTGCTGCACGACCCAACCCCCTTGAAGCACAAAGCTCAACGATACCGCGACCAAAATTGGTTGGAGATCGGGTGTTCGGTAGAACCGCGCGATGGCCGGGCTGCACGCGGTCATGATGGCCATGAGGATCACCCCCACCATCACGCTGAGCCAGAACGCTGAAGCATA
The genomic region above belongs to Candidatus Omnitrophota bacterium and contains:
- a CDS encoding glycosyltransferase, with the protein product MAITLHHIARCSIPPNLQWEIVVVNNHCTDATLRVVEVAQSMLPLRSIEEPRQGLSRARNAGLRAAKGQLVIFTDDDVKPCVEWIASYWRAFMSNPSGYFFGGPVESEFEGARPSEELLAVAPYSVRGFDLGAEEQALPPTKTFLSANWACPLFMIQRTGGFDETKGLNAVPGSQTAGEETDLMCQLRRAGWDGLYLPHARLTHTVPAEKSRVEHIAARCEASASANVPLYRGRTQWLRLFGVPLGVYKTLVVSSVFWRAATILGRSADRSYVTMRSALGSLKGFRAQHLAGKRKATHRLHVLMIAIKFPPYFAGAAIQALSLAKALQRQGVEVEFFTDNDHEPSVTESYQGVMVFRACTFLKTRNKLQELIYVIRIFLYAAKRRHQVVHFHSMRGFESFIFPLLKLMGKRVIVKTTLVGFDDPLAITQRKMGWIYRWGLRAVDRFACISRKLCELCRQAGIPPSRIVYIPNGVQTSRFTPLAPEDKNDVKRTLGLHDARFICLSVGKVEARKGYEFLLRAWSIIQGHLPTAVLLIGGPGNDATNPYYRHLCDIIEKDGLRNVVFLGQLENVAPYMQISDAFLFCSEREGFGTVMIEAMATQVPLIAKELPGVTEDIITEPALGRACASNSPEEFARDTLSMLMTDEPNTRAAASLRIRKRFDIQAIAQQYIDVYRRLLGRAQPPMRVLHVTKTLQLGGAEANLYYLIHGNHREDIEHHVAFTGTGPYEERLRQLRVPLCCVNRREAKVRSLDSLLIVARLVSYINRHRIDVVHTHNYNGHVWGSLAAKLCGVPVVEHVHDPRYEDARWLRERGVARPEQFKHARVFAGLSDAIVVLTPQNKERLQQGFGIDGQKIYLQYNGIPLDGHHSEDHGPLRQRLGIAPHQRVIAAAGRLSPEKNFTLVVEIARLLRSHRPKAVFVIAGDGPQRQMLEQQIRAEGLETSVKLVGFFRQLTDLFAVADVFIQPSLRELHSLAMIEAMSMSVPVVVSRGVGCNDAFITDGENGFLLDPHWPQDWVDVLDWLLSDEELRRSVGRRGRVLVEQECDIRTNTERFARLYQELKH
- a CDS encoding polysaccharide pyruvyl transferase family protein encodes the protein MSSQRAIPVAGDLGEEGAGVILSLQEVWFEYAKRPFVFVRPGGNFGDYLIYRGAEKLAIEMELRFRTLNHEEFMGARLDPEEVLYFHGGGGFNSWWSGRPIRAFQRAARVHRGVIIVGPQTYQADQEFLRRIFNDTLQVARAQRVMLFARELVSFRVVSEALGDGVELGVNHDTALYLSRADVLQRPVEPRYRLEAIRTDKEAVPISGGDGQAVRLDPAAYCRDFAHWISVHARAKAIVTNRLHSAMAGTILEIPTTLLANNYHKNRAVWEFSLRDRGVQWADTLPQSQRWGLGARLLHRPEMTSWRYRLYRQRGI
- a CDS encoding MOP flippase family protein; amino-acid sequence: MTLKQQTIQGVWWAGVAQGGRQACQVLITVLLAHLLSPRDFGLLGMTTVFTQFAMMVGELGMTGALIQRPAVREEHYASAFWLSVMVGVILMAIMTACSPAIARFYRTPDLQPILVAVSLSFVLQGGWVVQQAMLMRAMEFRSLAIRDIAAVCLSGIMGVAAAVLGWGVWSLVWQLLVHNAAMVWLSWSFTSWRPPWRISRQALRELSGFSAAAMGFNCVNYVSRNVDYLIIGRLLGATPLGLYTLAYKLMLLPIQNISWVIVKVLLPAFSKIQHDLESLRRNYTKVLQTVALVTLPMLGGLFVVAPEFIHVFFGPQWEGAILPFRLLACCGVAQSLTAIGGTIYQSQGRPDLQFKMGCANAALMALVILFSIRWGIVGVAAGSAIFTICWMPVSFVVASRLIQLPYVRIWRAILPAIGLTALLMMGLFAVKHTVHTSALSTLMLLGLFGITGYASLLVVMKHGRVALHV